The stretch of DNA CGGCTTTTTCACACAATCCGCATCCACCAGTCCAAAAGAAAACGCAGGCGGCGAGCTATCTGGCCCCGTAGACTTGCCATCCCTGCTCCCGGAAGCAAAACCAGTTTTGAAACACTAAAATGAGATAAGAGATTGATAAAAGGATCACTGATGAAAAATTCAAGTATTAGCCCTGAAACGCAATTAAGTGAGATAGAGCAACTCTTGAGCATTGACCATCGCCAGAATCATAGCGTTGAAGACGTTCTTGAAAAAGTCATCCGTTATTATGAAACCATTATCGGCTGCATGCCTGGTAACGTGTATTGGCTAGATAAAGAGGGGCGTGCCGTAGGCTGCAACAAGAATGTGTTAAACATGTTTGGCTTAGACTCTATCAATGATTTCAAAGGTTTGAGTTTCGATGAAATGCGCACTATCGGGCGATGGAGTGATACCGCCGCTCAATCTTTTAAAAAGGACACTCTCGAAGTCATTGCCACAGGCCTTCCCAAGTTAAACATTGAAGAACCTCCGATTCCCCATAGCGATGGACGTATTATTCATTTTCTCACCCATCGGGTCCCCCTTTTTGATGACAAAAAAGAAATAATTGGCGTAGTTGGGATTTCAATTGATATCACTGAGCGAAAACAATTGGAACAGGCACTTAAAGAAGCCAAAGAACGTGCGGAAGCCGCCAATCAATCTAAAAATGAGTTCATGGAAAACATGCGGCATGACATCCGCACCCCGCTGACCGGCATTGTAGGCTTTGCAGACCTTCTAAAGATGGAGCCTGATCTCCATAATATACAAGAGTATGCCGATAATCTGGTCGCTTCCAGCCACGCGCTTTTGGACCTCCTCGATGAAGTCCTTGAGGCCATTCGCGTAAGTTCAGGCGAAATTCCAAAACTTAAGAAAAAGTTTAATCTTTTTGAGGTCCTGGAGCATGTGATTCAATTAAATCGTGCCAAGGCTGCACAGAAAAAACTATCGCTTTCCATGCATTTTGATTCCTCCCTGCCAAAATACGTGATTGGTGATAAAGTGCGGCTTCACCGAGTCGCCTTAGAGCTATTGGCTAATGCCTTGAATTTCACTGATAGGGGTTTTGTCAAACTGTCAATCTGTCTTGCCAAACGCGATGAACAGAAACTGGTCATTAAGCTCGCCGTCGAAGATTCCGGAATAGGTATCCCCAAGGATAAGCAGGAAGAAATTTATGTGCAATTCAAGCGGCTAACTCCATCCTATCAGGGTATTTATAAGGGAGCGGGCCTTGGTTTGGCCGTGGTGAAACAATTCATTGATGAACTCAATGGCGAAATTTATGTGGAAAGTGAGCCTCTGAAAGGAACCTGTTTCACCTGCTTTATTCCTCTTCAAAAGCCTCTCCTGGAGGATGAATTTGGAGTCGATAGCACGCTGGGAACAACGCTGGAGAGAGCCTATGAAACGGCTCAGCAAATAAAGCCTGCTGCTATGACTAACCATCGCTTTCGCGTTTTGGTTGTGGAAGACAATGCCATTGCACAGACGGCTGCCCGCTCCATTTTATCAAAATTAAACTGCGAAGCAGAAATTGCAGAGTCAGGAAGAGCGGCAATCGATCTCTGGAAAAATGGTCATTATGATCTGATTTTAATGGACATCGGCTTACCGGATCTGGATGGATATGAAGTTACTCATCAAATCCGTGTCCAGGAATTAGCAAAAAAAACACATGTTCCGATCATTGCACTAACTGCCCATGTGGGCGATGAAAGCAAAAAACGCTGTCTTGAGGCCGGCATGAATGCTGTACTGAGCAAACCGCTGACGATAAAAAACTGCGAGGACATGCTGGATGCATTTATTCCTGGCCGCAGATCAAAAGAAGAAGCTCTGGCAGAAAAGCAAAATGATACAACAACGCTTAACTTACAGGAGCATTGGTTTCAGCTTTCAGAGTTTCCTCTGCTAGATATTGAAGAAGGATTAAAAACCTTAAACGATATTGACAGCCTTTCTGAAATGCTTAAGTTCATGCTGTCTGAATCCCTGCCCGTCGAGACCGAGCAATTAGTACTTGCTCATCAGCAAGGAAACTGGGATAAAACTCAGCAGCTGATACACAAGATTAAGGGCGGCGCTGTGTATGTCGGCACGATCCGGCTAAAAATGGCCTGTCAATACTTTGACCGATATTGGAAATCCGGGGAGCGTGAATTATTAGAACCGCTTTATCAGCATGTACTCACTATTATTGAAAACAGTAAAGAAGCCATCTCTCATTGGCTAAACAAGAATTAATTGCCAAACACCTGAGGTGTGCAATTAGAAAGCCTGCATATCGCTCAATCCATTTACGATGGAATACTTCCCTGATACTGTTTAATATGATCAGATGCCTGGTGCGCTTGCCGCAATTGATTGAGTTATTGAACTGATGAATGTTGACAATATACATCCTGAAAAGCTGCCATACCTGGGCTTTGGTTTAGGCTTGCGCACGCAACACTATGAAGACATATTAAACTATTTACCTGACACAGACTGGTTTGAAATCATCAGCGAGAACTATCTTATTCCAGGCGGAAAGCCTTTGTATTATCTTGACAAAATTCGCGAGCACTATCCTATGGTTATGCATGGCGTCTCTCTGTCATTAGGCAGTAGCGATCCCATTCAGTGGGATTATCTTAAACAAGTGAAGGAGCTGGCTTCCCGCATCGAACCAGTCTGGATATCAGACCATCTTTGCTGGACAGGCGTGAATGGTTTGAATATGCACGATTTGCTTCCTGTACCCTACACTAAAGAAATAATTTTACATATTGTGTCACGGCTGACACAGATTCAGGATTACCTGAAGAAACCTTTTCTAATAGAAAATGTTTCCAGTTATCTTAGCTATAAGCACTCGGAGATGACGGAGTGGGAATTTATCACCAGTATCCTGAGACAATCTGGTTGTTATATGTTGCTCGATGTGAATAATGTCTATGTGAGTGCAGTGAATCATGGTTTTGATCCCATGGATTATTTGAATGCACTGCCGCCGGAGAAAATCATCCAAATTCATTTAGCCGGACATTCCAACTGCGGCAATTATCTGATAGATACCCATGATGCATTCGTTATTGAACCGGTCTGGGAGCTTTACGAAAAAGCGGTTCAACGATTTGGACCAGTATCAACCATGATTGAGCGTGATGACAATATCCCACCGTTAGCTGAGTTATTAACTGAGCTTGGGAGAGCCAGAGAGGTTGCCCGTCTTGCTATGCAGGAGCATTGCTATGAGTAACTGGGAACAATTGCAACGGGATTTTCAGAATTATTTACATTGCGGGCATTTGGACATTGAACAGGCAGTTGTGGGTACCGCGCTTGCATCCGCGAAGACCTGTCTGCAGATATATCGTGATGCCTATCAAACACGCCTGGAAAAGGCAATGGCCAGCAACTTCCCTCATCTTAAGACATGTTTAGGGGATGAGGTTTTCCATCAAATGTCCCTGGATTATCTGGCGTCTTACCCTTCTACCTACCGCTCCATTCGCTGGTATGGGGATAAACTTGCATCTTTTTTAGCAAGTTATTATCGCGAGCCGTTTATCGCTGAGCTTGCGCAATTTGAATGGAATATGACGCTTGCCTTCGATGCTGCAGAGAGCTCTGTATTTCAGTTAGATCAGATGGCAGCGATCCCAACCGAATTATGGGAAAGCATGATTCTGAAAGCCCATCCTTCATTAAGCCGCATGAATTTTTCATGGAATGTGGTTGACCTCTGGGAAGCCTTGGCTAATGGTCAGGAACTCCCGACGATGAACAAGAGTCTTAAGCCCTCGCCCTGGGTATTGTGGCGCCATGAATATAGTAATCGCTTTTATTTACTGGCAGATGATGAAGCCTGGGCTCTTGACAAAACATTACAGGGATTATCGTTCGGAGAACTCTGTGAAGGCTTATGCCAATGGCATGATGAAGATATGATTGGCATGCGAGCTGCTTCTCTTTTAAAAAGCTGGATTCAGTCAGGATTTATTACCGATATTTCATTTCAATAATAAGGATATTTACAATGATTAATAAAGACAAGCTTGTACAATCAGCAATTACAGCTTTTTTAGTGCTGTCTTCCAGCCATTCTGCCATTGCAGCCTCAGAGACCACAGATTCAGGATCTAATGAAAAATGCTATGGTATTGTAAAAGCAGGTATGAATGATTGCTCTACAGCAACCTCCTCTTGCGCAGGATCTGCCACCAAAGATAGTCAACCAGACGCATTCGTGTTTATGCCTAAAGGTCTCTGTGATAAATTGGTAGGCGGGAGCCTTAAATCAGAGACAAAACCAGCTAGTTAGATGCAGGCGTTTTTGTCAAAATAAGAATAATCAAGGGAGTTAATGATGATAATAACGGTTCTCTTTCGCCAGTTGCTGGTCCTAATGATAGCATTGCTAGCCTGCTTTCCCCTTCATGCGGCAGAAAAATGGACACTCGACAATCAACATAGTTATGTTTTATGGCGAATTAAACATTTAGGTTTTTCTACTCAGACAGGCAAATGGTATGTAAACGGATTTGTGATTCTGGATAAAGAGAATCCTGAGAACAGTAAGGTGGAAGCGACGATTGATGTAGCCCGCTTTATTACTGGAATACCGGAATTAGATAAGCATCTCCAGGGCCAGTTATTTTTTGATGTGAAACGCTATCCTACAGCCATTTTTGTTAGCGACAAGGTGGAAATGACGGGTAAGAATAGCGCTAATGTGCATGGAATACTCACAGTGCACGGGGTGAGCAAGCCAATAACCCTGGCTGTTACGCTTAATAAAATTGGGAAAAACCCTATTAATGACCGAATGACTGCCGGTTTTGTCGCCACCACTGAATTGAAACGCTCAGATTTTGGTATAAAAACCTTATTACCTGATCTGGGTGATGATGTGAGCATTGAAATTGGTGCAGAAGCCTATCAGCCTGATACTTCGGGAGATCACAATGCGTCTCAAAAACAGTAACAGTCATTTTGGTCTGGTTGCTATTTTATTGCATTGGATTATGGCTGTTCTAATCATCGGTTTGCTGGTCATAGGTATTTATATGGTAGAACTGCCTATCAGCCTGCAAAAACTGAAACTGTATGGTTGGCATAAAGAATACGGCTTATTGGCCCTCGCTTTGGTGGTAGTCCGATTGTGCTGGCGGATAATTAATATTAGTCCTGAACTATCATTACCGCGATATGAAATTATTGCAGCGCGGATTGTGCACTGGGCTTTTTATGGCTTCATGTTCGCTATGCCCATTACCGGCTGGCTTATTACTTCCGCAGCCGGCTTGCCTGCTTCATTTTTTGGCTTATTTACTTTACCCAATCTCATTGCGCCTAATGAAGAACAACGGCAGTTGTATGAGCTTGTTCATGAGTGGCTAGGGTATGGATTGATTGTGACGATTCTTCTTCATGCCAGTGCTGCTCTGAAGCATCATTTTATCAATCGGGACAATGTATTAAGGAGGATGATTTCATGATTATTGAAAAAAGGAAGTGGCCATGGCTTTGTTTGGCTATGATCCCTCTGTCAGTAAAGGCAGAGCCGCCTTCCTGGCAGATTGTTCCAGCTGAAAGTCAGTTGATCTTTACCGCAACTCAGAATGGAGCCCCAGTTTCAGGGGAATTCAAGCATTTTTCTGGCACAATCCTTGTTGACCCTAATGACTTAAAAAATAGCAGCATTGACATTATTGTCGATATTAGCTCCATCAGTGCCTCTTATGCTGAGTTAAAAGCGACATTGATTACCCCTGATTGGTTTAATGCCAAGCTTTTCCCAAAGGCTGAGTTTAAATCCACCCAAATTGAAAAAACAGGTGAAAACGCTTATCAGGCAAAAGGAATGTTGACCATTCGCGATAAAACACAGCCGGTTGTCTTATCATTTACAGGAAAGCAGTCTGATCCGAACAAAGGTGTTGTGACTGGAAGCACTGGAATTAAACGCATCGCTTTTGGAGTAGGACAGGGAGAGTGGTCAAGCACCGATGAAGTAAAGGACGAAGTAACTATTAATTTTAAAGTGACTGCAATTAAAAAATAAAGCAGGAGTTTATATGCGACTTTTCAAAACCCGATTGCTGGGTATTTTGCTATCCTTTTTTTTAGTGCAATCTGCCGTCTTTTCTGAAGCCGCTGATTTTGGCGTGGCAGTGCAAGGCTATGATGTAGTAGGATATTTTACGGATAAAAAGCCTGTCAAAGGTAATGGCGATCATGTGGTTTTTTATGATGGATTGAATTACTTGTTTGCCAGTGATGAGCATAAGAAAATATTTACTGAAAATCCTGAAAAATACCTGCCTCAGTATGGCGGCTGGTGTGCTTTTGGTACTTCTGTAGGTAAAAAAATACCTAGCGATCCCTTGGCGTGGGCTATCGTTGACGGAAAGCTTTATTTGAATCTAAATGCAAAAGTACAGAAGATTTGGAGTAAAAATACTCAAGATTATATAAATAAAGCGGATAATAATTGGCTAAAGATTAAAGACAAAGCTCCTTCATCGCTTTAAGTTTTCAAGGGGAGATGTGTGCACTCCCCTTCAAGCCCATCGCTCAATCCATTTACGATGGAATACTTCCGTGATACCGTTTCAACCTGAATTTATTTTTGAAACTGAAGGGATTCACATGTCATCCATCCTCAAACCGCTTGGCGTTTTAGTTTTTTTATTTTCTGCCTGTCATGCAACAGCAGCCATCCGAGTCGTTAATAGCACTTCAAACGATGCCAACACCATTGGAACCTTGCCTTACTGGCTTTTAAACGCCGACAACGGGGATACTATTGACTGTAGTTCGATTGCCGGACAATCAATTATATTAAGCGCTTCACTCCCTGCAATTACTAAAAATTATACGATTAATGGAGCAGGAATCACCATCGATGGTGCCAGCAGCTATCAAGCCTTTCAAATAGCCGGTGGAAGCACTGTCATTAATAACATCAGGATTCAAAATGCCCTTTCCAAAGGGGGTGATGGCGGCGATGGATATTCGGGTGGAGGAGGCGCTGTAGGCGGTGGCGGCGCTTTATATATTCATGGAGATAGCTCACTAGTCCTTGCAGCTTCGAGTCTAATTAGTAATACGGCTCGGGGCGGTAATGGAGGAGCGGCGAATAACAATGGTAATGCCGGCGCCGGTGGAGGCGGAGGGTTTGGAGGTGGAAATGGCGGCAGCTCATTAACTATTGTCTCAACAGGGGGTGGCGGTGGAGGCCATAGCAACGGCGGAAATGGCGGCTCAAGCTCTTTTGTAAATGGCAGCAATGGCATTTACTTTGGAGGGGGTGGCGGCGGTGCTGGTATTAATACTGTAGTGCCCGGCGGCTCAGGCGGCAATGCAAGCCCAACGGGTATATTTGTGGGTGGAGGCGAGTCCGGCGGTAACGGTGGAGGAGGTGCCGGAGACAGCCAGGATGGCTTTGCGGCCACTGGAAGTGGAGGTTCAGGTATACCTGGAAATGGAGGTAACGGTATTGGAGCTGATTTATTATTTGGAGCTGGCGGCGGAGGGGGTAGCGCTTCCGAGACTGGTTTCCCCGGCGGAATTGGCGTAGGTGCCGCGGGTGGCGGCGGCGGTTCTAATTTCTCAGGAGGAGCAGGAGGATTACTGGGCGGCGGTGGCGGCGGCGGTCTTGGTGCTTTTGGAGGCGAAGGCGGATTCGGGGCTGGCGGCGGAGGAGCTGTAACTGGCGGTATAGGGGGTGGCAGCTTCAATGCTGGCGGGGGCAATGGCGCCTCAGACCCTAATGGTATAGGAGGCGGCGGTGGCGGTTCCGGGCTGGGAGGCGCGATTTTCATCCAAAGTAATAGTACCCTCACTATCATCGACGCTCAACAAATTGCCAATAATAGCGCCATTGCCGGAATTGGCGGTTCCTCAACTAATGAAAGTGATCCTGGCTACATTCCTCCCGGCGATGGAGCGGCTATGGGCCATGACATCTTTGTACGCGAGCAGGGAACTATTATCTTTAATCTCAGCAATAGCCTGGCCATTGCTACTGCCATTGAGGGTGATCAAAGCAACGGGCCCAACACGAGTGGCGGATTGCAAAAGCTTGGAAATGGTATTTTAACTCTTAATGGGGCCAACACCTATTCAGGGCTTACTGCGGTAGGTGCAGGCACATTAAATTTGAATGGAAGCGTGATAGGAAACACGGTGATTGGTTCAGGAGGAAGACTTTCCGGTAATGCAACGGTGTTGGGCAATCTGGCCAGCCTGGGAACAGGAAGTATTATACATAATGACATCACTGCCGCCACTAAGTCTTTAATAACGGTTGCAGGAACGGCATCACTGGCAGGCATCCTTGAAATCAACTTAGCTCCGGATGCCCAGCCTGGACAGTATATACTGCTTACTTCATCAGGGATAACAGGGGCTTTTAGTTCCGTCAGATTTTCGGGAGGAACGCCAAATTATTCACTCAGCTATTTACCGGCAGGCGCCCCCACCTATGTGCAATTTAACTTTCTGGGTTACCCCTCCCCCCCTCCTCCGCCCGTTGAAATACCCGCTACAGTAAACGGCTTACCCATTTTAAATCCTGCCGTTGTTTGCTGCGGCAGACCCGTTATTCTAGGACCGTTACCCGTACCAGGAGCAGGCCCTACCTTTTATAGTGTCATCAATCAAACGGGAAATGTCCTATGTCAGATTGGGCAGACAGCGTCTCAAACCTATCTGAAGATGCATGGCAAGAATGGTTCTTGTACCATTATTGGCAGAAAAGAAGGCGTTAACTCTAATCCTTTACTCGTAATCGCAGCCTGAAGAAATGATTCAGAAAATGCCCTGCGGGTGCTTAAAACCACCCGCAAGCGTCTCATATCTTTTAAATAAGGAACCCAGTAATAACGCCTGCCATTGTTGCGTAAATACGTGTGCAGGAGGCCGTCTTTGCGAGCGTGAGCGAAGCAATCCAACTCCTACCCTGCTCAAGGTTTGATCTGGATTGCTTCACTTCGTTCGCAAAGACAACAGCTTATTGCCTGGTTCTATTTACGCAACAACGCCCTAACCTTTAACAATGAACTTAAAATAATCAATCAAATCCTCCAGATCGTCATCTTTTAAACCCACATAACTGGAACCGCTCATGCGAGAATTCGGGAGCTTTCGTACAGAATCCGGATTTCGTATGAATTGTTTCAGTCTCTTTATGTCAGGATAATACTCAAAGATAGTTTAGGCTCCTTGAAACCGGTAAAACTAGGGAAGCCTGTCAATAAGATTTTTTATTTCATCGTAGTTAAAAAAGTTTCCCAGCATTAGGCTGGATTTATTTTTGAGAATATCACCAAATGTCAGAAAATGTTTTTCGTAATATAGTGAATCCAAATAATCAATCAGACTTTTTTTAAAAAAATCGCCAGACTTTTTGCTTTTTTTAAATTGGTTCAGATCAACAATTTTCTCTCTTTTTTCAGACTCCTCTTCTCTAATATTGACCTCCTTATTCAATTTATATTTATAGAGCGCCTCTATTTTTCCAACTGCTGCTGCATCTACTTTCAGAAATTGAGAGAGTGTGGTCAGGAAACATAAGTCTTTATATTCATGAGTTTGTTTATAGATGTACTCTTGCGACCAGTGGGTGTGTAAAGCGGCTGAAGCCGTATCTAAAACAGCTCCAACAGACCATTCCGGCTGATTGCGTTTGATTTTGTTCTCATTCCGCCAGACAAATTCCAGACCTTTCGCCAATGCAATTATTAGGTCATCAACCAGAGTTCTGTCTTTTGCCTGGAATAGATAATCAGGATAGCGCTCCCTGGCCTGTGCAGCCCAGGTATCGAATAGTAATTTTGCTGTGGCTTTTATTTTGAAAATTAAGTGGGATTCAATAACAGCCTTAAAATAAACAGAATTTTTATCTATTAATATTCCCCTCGGGTCATCTTAGCAATTTACTTTCAATCTATTATACCCAAAAATTTTATTAAAAAACCATTATGGTCACGGTAATCTACATTCAGAGCAGCCTGATTATTATGCAAATTTTGCCCAAAGACAGTCATCAGGACGAAGTTCAATGCCGAACGTGACCCGCGAGATGCACATGGTTTAAATTCACTGCCATCTGCCAAGTGACTGCTCCATAGTACCTACTTACCGCGCATAAAGTGCGGTATCCAGGCAATGCGTCTGATTGGCAAGCATTTTAAAACTCACTACCATTGCTATGGATACCCCGCATAGAGCGGGGTACGTAGCTCTTACGGTGTACGGAGGTTCTTGCGGAGTACGTAGGTTCTTACGGGGTACGGAGGTTCTTGCGGAGTACGTAGGCTCTTACGGGGTACGTAGGTTCTTACGGGGTATATAGATATTTAGGCGGTATTAGAGCTTAAATGATATGCAGGCATTTTGGCGGATCATAAGCGGTGGGAATGAAATGAATTGTAAACGCCCTGCTATTTAGCTTCTCGGGCTCCTTTTTGTTTACACTTCCAGGTTTTTTCTTGTCTTTCTCCTCGTTGTACATTATAGTTCTGCCCAGTTATTTATGCCTTTAATTTTAGCACTCTGATAAAATATGAAGGCATTGGTATTGCACGCAAGATGCCAATTGGATGTAATTTTATACGGATTTTTTATGGAAATAATAAATACAAAAGATTTCGAGAAGGAGGCTCGACATAAATTAACTCAACCCATTTATGATTTTATCGCTGGAGGCGCCGGCGATGAATATACTATGAACAGGAATGTTGAGGCATTCAGACAGATTCAACTTGTTCCCCAAATCTTTAGAAGCAGCAGCCATACCGACACCAGCATTTCCTTATTTAACCATCAATTATCACATCCTTTCATGGTGGCCCCTTCGGCATTTCACTCCTGCGTCCATCCAGAAGGCGAAATAGCAACCGTTCGGGCAGTCAATCAAATGGGCATCGCGATGGTTCTAAGCACGATGAGCTCGACAAGCCTTGAAGCTGTAGCCAAAGAAGCCACTTGTCCCCTATGGTTCCAGTTATATATTTTTAAAGATCGAAGTATTACCCAACAGTTAATCCAAAGAGCTGTCGCAGCGGGGTATACTGCGCTTGTTTTAACGGTAGACGTTCCTATTATGGGAAATCGTGAGCGCGATCAACGCAATCGATTTAAATGGCAGGCTCCTTTTACCTCAACCCAGGCGATAACATCCGCGTTCCTGACAGAATCCGATGTAAAACAAACAACTGATGCATTATTTGCATCCGATCTGTCGTGGGATGATATCGAATGGTTAAAAGCACAAACCGATTTACCTATCATTTTGAAAGGGATTATGCATGAAAAAGATGCAGAAATAGCAATAAACCTGGATATCGCGGCCCTCGTTATTTCAAATCATGGGGGACGGCAATTAGATTATATGCCCTCCACTATGGAGGTATTACCCCCTATTGCCAAACAAGTGGCGGGAAAAATACCGTTATTAATTGATGGGGGATTTCGCCGGGGAATTGATGTTTTCAAGGCCATCGCATTGGGAGCGGATTGCATTCTATTAGGGAGAAGTGTTCTTTGGGCTTTAGCTGTCAATGGAACGGAAGGTCTTAAAAATTTATTTGATTTGTACTCCAAAGAACTAAGTGAAACCATGATTTTCTGTGGTTGTAAAACAATTAACGATATAAAAATACACGGCAGAAACAGTATTCGTCTACTAAAAGGAAGTTTCTTTTAATGGAAAACATTGATTACATTGAGCTCTATGTCTCTGATTTAGAAAAATCAGTCGCTTTTTATGAAAGAACATTTCGATTGGTTCCTATAGCCTGTTCAGACCAGGACGATTATTCCTCCGTTTTGGTTCAACAAGGGTCTATACGCTTAGTGCTTACTTCGGCTAAAAAACCATCCAGCCCTGTCGCTCAGTTTATTGATACTCATGGTGAAGGCGTTAAAGATATTGCCTTTTCCACTCCTCAGGTAGAACATCATTATCGCATTGCCATACAAAAAGGATGCCGCTCTGTTTTAGCGCCTTCTTCTTACCCAACAGGCCAGGAAGTGATCCATAAGGCGACGGTTAGCGCCTTTGGTACAGCCACTCATACCTTTATCAGCCGTACCTCCGAAAATAGCACCACCCTGCCTTTTTTTGAACCTATAGAATCAGCAAAAATACAAACTTCCGCATTAAATGCCATTGATCATATCGCCATATGCGTTAATGTGGGTGAGGTCGACAGTTACGTTAATCAGTATATTGATACCTATGGTTTTAAACAGTCACACGAAGAACAGGTCATTACAAACTACAGCGGAATGAAATCCAGGGCAGTCCAATCAGCGAATGAACAGATAAAAATTGTCTTTGTTGAACCTGTTACCGGTTTAAAAACATCGCAGGTTGCAGAATTTCTTCAGCAATTTGGCGGCCCGGGAGTACAGCATATTGCCTTTTCCACAGAGGATATTGTTTCTTCAGTACAACAACTTCGAGCGTCTGGTCTGGAAACATTAGCTATCCCGAATGAATATTACAATACGCTTCCTGTCAAAGAGAGCGACTGCCGAATACTTCGTCAGCATTCTATTTTGTTTGATACCAACGAGCAAGGTTCACTTTATCAAATATTTTCAAAATCTGTGGTAGCCCGCGCCACACTATTTTTTGAAGTCATTCAACGGGTAGGCTGTACTGGTTTTGGCAGCAATAATATCAAAGCGCTTTTTCAGGCCATAGAACAGGAGCAATTTAAACGTGCAACTGCGCTCATGTGAACATCTGAAATTAGCTGATTGGGTGAAGAACAATCCTCCTTCCGTTATGGAGGAATTACTCGCTGGCTCGTCTAAAGAACAATGGATTTCCCTCGCCTTAGGCCTGCCGGCTGCTGCATTATTTCCAACGCATTTTATTGAAGAAGCCTTTGAGGATGTGCTGGCGTTAAATCATTCAGTATTCCAATACCAGCCTCCTTTAGAAGAATTAAAATCGCATG from Legionella quinlivanii encodes:
- a CDS encoding autotransporter-associated beta strand repeat-containing protein, giving the protein MIPFQPEFIFETEGIHMSSILKPLGVLVFLFSACHATAAIRVVNSTSNDANTIGTLPYWLLNADNGDTIDCSSIAGQSIILSASLPAITKNYTINGAGITIDGASSYQAFQIAGGSTVINNIRIQNALSKGGDGGDGYSGGGGAVGGGGALYIHGDSSLVLAASSLISNTARGGNGGAANNNGNAGAGGGGGFGGGNGGSSLTIVSTGGGGGGHSNGGNGGSSSFVNGSNGIYFGGGGGGAGINTVVPGGSGGNASPTGIFVGGGESGGNGGGGAGDSQDGFAATGSGGSGIPGNGGNGIGADLLFGAGGGGGSASETGFPGGIGVGAAGGGGGSNFSGGAGGLLGGGGGGGLGAFGGEGGFGAGGGGAVTGGIGGGSFNAGGGNGASDPNGIGGGGGGSGLGGAIFIQSNSTLTIIDAQQIANNSAIAGIGGSSTNESDPGYIPPGDGAAMGHDIFVREQGTIIFNLSNSLAIATAIEGDQSNGPNTSGGLQKLGNGILTLNGANTYSGLTAVGAGTLNLNGSVIGNTVIGSGGRLSGNATVLGNLASLGTGSIIHNDITAATKSLITVAGTASLAGILEINLAPDAQPGQYILLTSSGITGAFSSVRFSGGTPNYSLSYLPAGAPTYVQFNFLGYPSPPPPPVEIPATVNGLPILNPAVVCCGRPVILGPLPVPGAGPTFYSVINQTGNVLCQIGQTASQTYLKMHGKNGSCTIIGRKEGVNSNPLLVIAA
- the hppD gene encoding 4-hydroxyphenylpyruvate dioxygenase, with amino-acid sequence MENIDYIELYVSDLEKSVAFYERTFRLVPIACSDQDDYSSVLVQQGSIRLVLTSAKKPSSPVAQFIDTHGEGVKDIAFSTPQVEHHYRIAIQKGCRSVLAPSSYPTGQEVIHKATVSAFGTATHTFISRTSENSTTLPFFEPIESAKIQTSALNAIDHIAICVNVGEVDSYVNQYIDTYGFKQSHEEQVITNYSGMKSRAVQSANEQIKIVFVEPVTGLKTSQVAEFLQQFGGPGVQHIAFSTEDIVSSVQQLRASGLETLAIPNEYYNTLPVKESDCRILRQHSILFDTNEQGSLYQIFSKSVVARATLFFEVIQRVGCTGFGSNNIKALFQAIEQEQFKRATALM
- a CDS encoding alpha-hydroxy acid oxidase, producing the protein MEIINTKDFEKEARHKLTQPIYDFIAGGAGDEYTMNRNVEAFRQIQLVPQIFRSSSHTDTSISLFNHQLSHPFMVAPSAFHSCVHPEGEIATVRAVNQMGIAMVLSTMSSTSLEAVAKEATCPLWFQLYIFKDRSITQQLIQRAVAAGYTALVLTVDVPIMGNRERDQRNRFKWQAPFTSTQAITSAFLTESDVKQTTDALFASDLSWDDIEWLKAQTDLPIILKGIMHEKDAEIAINLDIAALVISNHGGRQLDYMPSTMEVLPPIAKQVAGKIPLLIDGGFRRGIDVFKAIALGADCILLGRSVLWALAVNGTEGLKNLFDLYSKELSETMIFCGCKTINDIKIHGRNSIRLLKGSFF